The proteins below come from a single Argentina anserina chromosome 1, drPotAnse1.1, whole genome shotgun sequence genomic window:
- the LOC126802142 gene encoding protein FAR1-RELATED SEQUENCE 6-like, with the protein MNSELGDAEAAMNWLRIKGREDPNFFFMYSRDGEGRLATLFWRDNASFLNYKAFGDVLIIDSTYKMNIYELPLVLFVCIHNHRGSVIFGCGLLCNEKEHTFSWLIEIFMSSMDNVAPKTVVVDGDERLHKALHTHMPSARQRLCSWHIGRKVGQNVKNLKVHKVLGKLIYASYNIEEWDLIWDNLIAEHGLADN; encoded by the coding sequence ATGAATTCAGAACTTGGTGATGCAGAGGCTGCAATGAACTGGTTACGAATTAAAGGCAGGGAAGATCCCAACTTTTTCTTCATGTATAGCAGAGACGGAGAGGGCAGACTAGCCACACTGTTTTGGAGGGACAATGCTTCTTTTTTAAACTACAAAGCATTCGGCGATGTTTTGATCATAGATAGCACCTATAAAatgaacatatatgagttgccTCTTGTTTTGTTCGTATGCATCCATAACCACCGTGGAAGTGTGATATTTGGTTGTGGTCTTCTGTGCAATGAGAAGGAGCATACGTTCAGCTGGTTGATTGAGATATTCATGTCATCGATGGATAATGTGGCTCCGAAAACAGTTGTTGTAGACGGTGATGAAAGGCTGCACAAGGCACTGCATACGCACATGCCATCCGCGAGGCAGAGGCTCTGTTCCTGGCACATAGGCCGGAAGGTGGGTCAAAATGTCAAGAACCTGAAAGTGCATAAAGTTCTTGGAAAACTCATATATGCATCATATAATATTGAAGAATGGGATCTGATATGGGATAACTTGATAGCGGAACATGGGTTGGCAGATAATTAA
- the LOC126802135 gene encoding F-box protein At5g07610-like, which produces MQGPRTFCSASAEAIANVEDILTEILVLVPARSLIRFKCVSKHWYSLISHPKFRHRHTLQNPSPNISAFFYGYEIEKQSFGSFRLGTHGKLSGNPFIGLSGLGLEVLQSCNGLFLCVPNLKISVFEFGAEPSHDPIYVINPTTNEFLALSSPKGRVAFCIRYALAFDPSKSSHYKVVCLCQYHIEIYSSETRTWRLLEISFPSSNYMQNLSSGILGTMESGVYCNGAIHWMTDQSRSRNSSEGGKRVTGDHVLYYYDLSEERMGVAGHISTCEIDDLFPRILFRYFGESGGHLYLIDIYRDSEFDVMEMERDYSGWFVSYHVDLNLVSIRALGLHNSSLYVLYLGKEDQHEERAFSVLFIPRNHEIIWSLILSRTSNYKHGKRRRRKRNRTVKEISTQGCLVLESGHYYMETLAPVL; this is translated from the coding sequence ATGCAGGGTCCAAGAACATTTTGCTCAGCATCGGCAGAAGCCATAGCAAACGTAGAAGATATCCTAACAGAGATCCTTGTGTTGGTACCAGCTCGATCACTGATCCGTTTCAAGTGCGTCTCCAAGCACTGGTACTCACTTATCTCCCATCCCAAATTTCGTCACCGCCACACCCTCCAAAATCCAAGCCCCAACATCTCCGCTTTCTTTTACGGTTACGAAATCGAAAAACAATCCTTTGGCAGCTTCCGTCTCGGTACTCATGGCAAGCTTTCTGGGAATCCTTTCATAGGTCTCTCTGGTTTGGGGTTGGAGGTTCTTCAGTCCTGCAATGGCCTCTTCCTCTGCGTTCCGAATTTGAAAATTTCGGTTTTTGAGTTCGGAGCTGAACCAAGTCATGATCCCATCTATGTTATCAATCCCACAACTAATGAATTCTTGGCTCTTTCTTCTCCGAAGGGCAGGGTGGCATTCTGTATACGTTATGCTTTGGCTTTTGACCCCTCCAAATCAAGTCATTACAAGGTCGTTTGCCTTTGTCAATACCATATAGAGATATATTCATCTGAGACTCGAACTTGGAGGCTTCTAGAGATTTCTTTTCCCTCGAGCAACTATATGCAGAATCTCAGCTCTGGCATTCTTGGTACTATGGAAAGCGGGGTATATTGTAATGGCGCAATTCATTGGATGACAGACCAATCAAGGTCAAGAAACAGCTCTGAAGGTGGAAAACGTGTAACAGGCGACCATGTGTTATACTACTACGACTTAAGTGAAGAACGTATGGGAGTGGCTGGTCACATTTCAACTTGTGAAATTGACGACTTGTTTCCACGAATCTTGTTTAGATATTTTGGAGAGTCTGGTGGCCATTTGTATTTGATTGACATATATAGGGACAGTGAATTTGATGTGATGGAAATGGAAAGAGATTATTCTGGCTGGTTTGTCAGTTACCATGTTGATCTTAATCTGGTAAGTATTAGGGCGCTTGGTCTACATAATTCTTCCTTGTATGTCTTGTATCTCGGCAAGGAAgatcaacatgaagagagggCTTTCTCTGTGTTGTTTATCCCTCGTAATCATGAGATCATATGGTCCCTAATCTTATCACGTACGAGTAATTATAAACAtggaaaaaggagaagaaggaaaagaaataGGACCGTCAAGGAGATTTCGACGCAAGGTTGTCTCGTTTTAGAGAGCGGACATTATTACATGGAGACGTTGGCTCCCGTCTTGTGA
- the LOC126802150 gene encoding uncharacterized protein LOC126802150 has product MKSLEEQVFNIFTDDIYLVIRGQMVFENQFIVSSHIDYEDSRNLTLYVTQYGVEDRYWLVTYVGRPEDEDGDTYTCSCQLLESDGACRYAKLIGIAKRACYNMSLTNEGFETGVGELNSLVGKHYAATRVKKARLNLDDNENVVMDPVGSRTKGTHGHKAAEGNVNRNEGVREGTRCGECHNPGHNRRTCPDIVKGDASKGRDRRA; this is encoded by the exons ATGAAGAGTCTAGAGGAACAAGTATTTAATATCTTCACCGACGATATTTATCTTGTGATTAGAGGGCAGATGGTTTTTGAGAATCAATTCATTGTATCCAGCCATATTGATTACGAGGATTCAAGAAATCTGACTCTTTACGTAACACAGTACGGTGTGGAGGATAGGTATTGGTTAGTTACCTACGTTGGCCGGCCAGAGGATGAAGATGGGGATACTTATACATGTTCATGCCAGCTGCTCGAATCAGATGGA GCATGTAGGTATGCAAAGTTAATTGGCATAGCTAAAAGAGCTTGTTACAATATGTCACTGACTAATGAAGGTTTTGAGACCGGTGTTGGTGAGTTGAACAGTCTTGTAGGGAAACATTATGCTGCAACCCGTGTGAAAAAAGCAAGGCTTAACCTCGACGACAATGAGAATGTTGTGATGGATCCTGTTGGATCTAGAACCAAAGGCACGCATGGCCACAAAGCAGCAGAAGGTAATGTTAACAGAAATGAGGGAGTCCGAGAGGGTACTAGATGCGGTGAGTGCCATAATCCTGGTCATAATAGGCGCACATGTCCTGATATTGTGAAGGGGGATGCAAGCAAAGGTCGAGACCGAAGGGCATAA
- the LOC126792732 gene encoding PHD finger protein MALE MEIOCYTE DEATH 1-like, producing the protein MRKINMMIPTLDACKKGKVKMTSNMFDFDSFGEPGNAIEPSGSFRDNVRMFLEQYAELETDSVQGMPIWCTLLVIHDHRSLVLPLYTIEEKVDSDSDTPFCDQCHSAGWSNHDVSKIKYHMIIPHDGEWNKPLDDAVFHKTTHLLHGTIHCNGFAHLLCINGLEGGSEHLCGRELMDLWDRICTNLQTRKISVEDVSKKRSMKLRLLHGVAYGNPWFGRWGYGICRGNFGGKEHICRRSLKIISSLDLGKIIQDFRDMEQYEEAEKLRQIVRDYRSSSETKLVTLQELLKFMLTAKPCFPVRRNSRLPTTKPADVENVKPVTREPLKIKRLMEAVISDLDVYADVLYLYEHVLLGYPESGLVQSDLQAVLDTKLLVKDFSFSNDEDKKLTLCGRLPSLKDKDSVFPNEWLEGSVNMVLCLPGKLVFAVDSRVTVTRTDRQGNKTIIIRDEKCSKVRIIGKVCATMTGKQYACEAIWKCMEDYMTTNPSASVHDVATAALHFIKSNVLPCCGMFIGSVEQGEAILYELDHDVKNDIRYFRERLKMVSGDVFAIGSGSEYALKVLKGWDQSREREVISYCSLAFLAAVLKDIYCGGMLLIYMWDEEQQKFKFDNEILVMDLIRIHFGSFAKDHESGLFVMYGGLTEEEHLRSIVHVTDVGHQLAISTSGFVVRLLIFENKCYRDEFLKSAHPCEKCPKMMLQDDGNFVRKFKHMKFMRYLKVGGQIILMSEPSRGFINALETDIHQVSPFFDMDNLKHWL; encoded by the exons ATGAGAAAGATTAACATGATGATCCCAACCCTGGATGCCTGCAAGAAGGGCAAGGTTAAGATGACGTCAAACATGTTTGATTTCGATTCTTTTGGGGAACCCGGTAATGCTATTGAACCATCGGGATCCTTCAGAGACAATGTTCGTATGTTTCTTGAGCAATATGCAGAGCTTGAGACTGACAGTGTTCAGGGCATGCCCATCTGGTGCACCCTTCTTGTTATTCACGACCACCGTAGCCTTGTTCTTCCTCTCTACACCATTGAAGAGAAAGTTGATTCTGACTCCGATACACCCTTCTGCGATCAGTGTCATTCCGCAG GCTGGAGTAACCATGATGTATCGAAGATAAAATACCACATGATAATCCCACATGATGGTGAATGGAATAAGCCTTTGGATGATGCTGTCTTTCATAAGACAACACATTTATTACATGGAACGATCCACTGTAATGGGTTTGCTCATTTACTCTGTATCAATGGACTGGAAGGTGGCTCTGAACATCTGTGTGGCAGAGAATTGATGGACCTCTGGGACCGAATATGTACCAATCTTCAAACCAg GAAAATATCAGTAGAAGATGTCTCAAAGAAGCGGTCCATGAAACTTCGCCTGCTCCATGGGGTTGCTTATGGAAATCCATGGTTTGGTAGATGGGGTTATGGAATTTGTCGCGGAAATTTTGGTGGCAAAGAGCACATCTGCAGAAGATCACTTAAGATAATCAGCTCACTAGATCTTGGAAAGATAATCCAAGATTTTAGGGACATGGAGCAGTATGAAGAGGCAGAAAAGCTGAGGCAAATTGTTCGTGATTACAGAAGTTCGAGTGAGACAAAATTGGTGACACTCCAAGAGCTTCTCAAATTTATGCTTACGGCCAAGCCATGTTTTCCTGTACGTAGGAACTCCCGACTACCTACCACAAAACCTGCAGATGTGGAGAATGTGAAACCTGTAACTAGAGAACCTCTCAAGATCAAGCGTTTGATGGAGGCTGTAATCTCTGATCTTGATGTGTATGCCGATGTACTATATCTGTACGAGCATGTGCTCTTGGGCTATCCAGAATCTGGCTTGGTACAGTCAGATTTGCAAGCTGTGTTGGATACCAAACTCTTGGTTAAGGACTTCTCATTTAGCAATGATGAAGACAAAAAACTGACACTTTGTGGAAGGTTGCCTAGTTTGAAAGACAAGGACAGCGTTTTTCCAAATGAGTGGCTTGAAGGATCTGTCAATATGGTTCTATGCCTTCCAGGGAAGTTGGTGTTTGCAGTGGATTCGCGTGTGACAGTAACACGGACTGACAGACAAGGGAATAAAACCATCATTATAC GTGATGAGAAGTGTTCTAAAGTGCGGATCATTGGAAAAGTCTGTGCAACCATGACAGGGAAGCAATATGCTTGTGAAGCCATATGGAAGTGCATGGAAGACTACATGACCACCAATCCCAGCGCATCTGTTCACGATGTAGCCACAGCAGCGCTGCATTTTATTAAATCCAACGTACTACCTTGTTGTGGTATGTTTATAGGCTCGGTCGAGCAAGGG GAGGCGATTCTATATGAGTTGGATCATGATGTCAAGAATGACATCAGGTATTTCAGGGAAAGACTCAAGATGGTCAGTGGTGATGTATTTGCTATCGGCTCAGGTTCTGAGTATGCATTAAAGGTGCTTAAAGGTTGGGATCAGAGCCGCGAAAGGGAAGTTATTTCTTATTGCTCTTTAGCTTTTTTGGCGGCAGTGCTAAAAGACATCTATTGTGGTGGAATGCTCTTGATATATATGTGGGATGAAGAACAGCAAAAGTTCAAGTTTGACAATGAGATCTTAGTAATGGACTTAATTCGAATCCACTTTGGCTCGTTTGCAAAGGATCACGAAAGTGGTCTTTTCGTGATGTATGGTGGATTGACTGAAGAGGAGCATTTGAG ATCTATTGTCCATGTCACTGATGTGGGCCATCAGTTAGCAATTTCAACTTCTGGTTTTGTAGTTCGGCTACTCATTTTTGAGAACAAGTGCTACAGGGATGAATTCTTAAAGAGTGCGCACCCTTGTGAGAAATGTCCTAAAATGATGCTTCAGGATGATGGAAACTTTGTCCGAAAATTTAAACACATGAAGTTTATGAGATATCTGAAGGTCGGAGGGCAAATAATCTTGATGTCTGAGCCAAGTCGAGgattcataaatgcactcgaAACAGATATTCATCAGGTGTCTCCTTTTTTCGATATGGACAATCTGAAGCATTGGCTGTAG
- the LOC126790122 gene encoding uncharacterized protein LOC126790122 isoform X1 codes for MGELKSEMGDVQIAVGSLETILYDVLPEIVKMADFLKSMRSTVCNLRTEERMSDLVRKVKNVVVEKQNGASIGRCGSPVDESADIGAADGHRGREKVRQQKRCREEFLRSGYGKVTAEHIKLPGSRLIRGINDLSPKTRELMAYLFGRKGSGAEASASHEIGRCGEFFVCRQDLKCLCPEHSINSQIINLMGAMSYANNTDCWFLPTSYSVCKKLIFGIPCSY; via the exons ATGGGCGAATTGAAGTCCGAGATGGGGGATGTGCAAATTGCAGTTGGAAGTTTGGAAACAATTTTGTACGATGTACTTCCAGAAATTGTTAAAATGGCTGACTTCTTGAAATCCATGAGGAGCACTGTTTGTAATTTGAGGACAGAGGAAAGGATGAGTGATCTAGTAAGGAAAGTGAAGAATGTCGTTGTCGAGAAGCAAAATGGTGCCAGTATTGGGCGATGTGGAAGTCCAGTTGATGAGTCTGCCGACATAGGCGCT GCTGACGGGCACCGAGGTCGGGAGAAAGTGCGTCAACAGAAGAGGTGTAGAGAAGAATTTTTGAGGTCTGGTTATGGGAAAGTGACGGCGGAGCACATTAAACTCCCGGGAAGCAGATTGATTCGTGGTATAAACGATCTTTCACCCAAAACCAGGGAGCTGATGGCGTACCTATTTGGCAGAAAAGGGAGTGGAGCTGAGGCTTCAGCCAG TCATGAGATAGGCAGGTGTGGTGAATTTTTTGTCTGCAGGCAAGATTTGAAATGCTTATGTCCTGAACACTCGATCAATAGTCAG ATAATTAATCTAATGGGGGCCATGTCATATGCAAACAACACGGATTGTTGGTTTCTCCCAACCTCATATTCAGTTtgtaaaaaacttatatttggCATTCCTTGTTCCTATTGA
- the LOC126790122 gene encoding uncharacterized protein LOC126790122 isoform X2 — MGELKSEMGDVQIAVGSLETILYDVLPEIVKMADFLKSMRSTVCNLRTEERMSDLVRKVKNVVVEKQNGASIGRCGSPVDESADIGAADGHRGREKVRQQKRCREEFLRSGYGKVTAEHIKLPGSRLIRGINDLSPKTRELMAYLFGRKGSGAEASASHEIGRCGEFFVCRQDLKCLCPEHSINSQIINLMGAMSYANNTDCWFLPTSYSDHATSLGR, encoded by the exons ATGGGCGAATTGAAGTCCGAGATGGGGGATGTGCAAATTGCAGTTGGAAGTTTGGAAACAATTTTGTACGATGTACTTCCAGAAATTGTTAAAATGGCTGACTTCTTGAAATCCATGAGGAGCACTGTTTGTAATTTGAGGACAGAGGAAAGGATGAGTGATCTAGTAAGGAAAGTGAAGAATGTCGTTGTCGAGAAGCAAAATGGTGCCAGTATTGGGCGATGTGGAAGTCCAGTTGATGAGTCTGCCGACATAGGCGCT GCTGACGGGCACCGAGGTCGGGAGAAAGTGCGTCAACAGAAGAGGTGTAGAGAAGAATTTTTGAGGTCTGGTTATGGGAAAGTGACGGCGGAGCACATTAAACTCCCGGGAAGCAGATTGATTCGTGGTATAAACGATCTTTCACCCAAAACCAGGGAGCTGATGGCGTACCTATTTGGCAGAAAAGGGAGTGGAGCTGAGGCTTCAGCCAG TCATGAGATAGGCAGGTGTGGTGAATTTTTTGTCTGCAGGCAAGATTTGAAATGCTTATGTCCTGAACACTCGATCAATAGTCAG ATAATTAATCTAATGGGGGCCATGTCATATGCAAACAACACGGATTGTTGGTTTCTCCCAACCTCATATTCA GATCATGCAACCAGCCTTGGTAGGTAG